A window of the Falco rusticolus isolate bFalRus1 chromosome 1, bFalRus1.pri, whole genome shotgun sequence genome harbors these coding sequences:
- the CYTH1 gene encoding cytohesin-1 isoform X2: protein MGTVSELCASSFQAFLCPSVAAKAVPSDLTPEECQELENIRRRKQELLADIQRLKDEIAEVTNEIENLGSTEERKNMQRNKQVAMGRKKFNMDPKKGIQFLIENDLLKNTCEDIAQFLYKGEGLNKTAIGDYLGERDEFNIQVLHAFVELHEFTDLNLVQALRQFLWSFRLPGEAQKIDRMMEAFAQRYCQCNPGVFQSTDTCYVLSFAIIMLNTSLHNPNVKDKPTAERFIAMNRGINDGGDLPEELLRNLYESIKNEPFKIPEDDGNDLTHTFFNPDREGWLLKLGGGRVKTWKRRWFILTDNCLYYFEYTTDKEPRGIIPLENLSIREVEDSKKPNCFELYIPDNKDQVIKACKTEADGRVVEGNHTVYRISAPTPEEKEEWIKCIKAAISRDPFYEMLAARKKKVSSTKRH from the exons ATGGGGACGGTCAGCGAGCTCTGTGCCTCCAGCTTCCAGGCCTTCCTTTGCCCCTCAGTGGCTGCCAAGGCAG TGCCCAGTGACCTGACCCCAGAGGagtgccaggagctggagaaCATCCGACGCCGCAAGCAGGAACTGCTGGCCGACATACAG CGGCTGAAAGATGAGATAGCAGAAGTGACGAATGAGATTGAGAACCTGGGGTCCACGGAGGAGAG GAAAAACATGCAGAGAAACAAGCAGGTGGCCATGGGCCGGAAGAAGTTCAACATGGATCCCAAGAAG GGCATCCAGTTCCTGATCGAAAATGACCTGCTGAAGAACACGTGCGAGGATATTGCTCAGTTCCTTTACAAGGGAGAGGGCCTCAACAAGACAGCCATCGGTGACTACCTGGGTGAGAG GGATGAGTTCAACATCCAAGTCCTGCATGCCTTTGTGGAGCTGCACGAGTTCACTGACCTTAACCTCGTGCAGGCCTTGCG GCAGTTCCTGTGGAGCTTCCGACTGCCTGGGGAGGCACAAAAGATCGACCGGATGATGGAGGCCTTTGCCCAGCGATACTGCCAGTGCAACCCTGGCGTCTTCCAGTCCACAG ACACCTGCTACGTGCTCTCCTTCGCTATCATCATGCTGAACACCAGTCTGCACAACCCCAATGTCAAGGACAAACCCACGGCAGAGCGCTTCATTGCCATGAACCGTGGCATCAACGATGGGGGGGACCTACCCGAGGAGCTGCTTCGG AATCTCTATGAAAGCATCAAGAATGAGCCCTTCAAAATCCCTGAGGATGACGGCAATGACCTCACCCACACCTTCTTCAACCCCGACCGGGAGGGCTGGCTCCTGAAGTTAGG AGGAGGCAGGGTGAAGACGTGGAAGAGACGCTGGTTCATTCTGACCGACAACTGCCTTTACTACTTTGAGTACACGACG GATAAAGAGCCCCGTGGCATCATCCCCCTGGAGAACCTGAGCATCCGTGAGGTGGAGGACTCGAAGAAGCCC AACTGCTTTGAGCTCTACATCCCTGACAACAAGGACCAGGTGATCAAGGCCTGCAAGACAGAGGCAGATGGGCGCGTGGTGGAGGGGAACCACACAGTGTACCGCATCTCTGCCCCCACGCCCGAGGAGAAGGAGGAGTGGATAAAGTGCATTAA ggcagcaaTCAGCCGGGACCCTTTCTATGAGATGCTGGCCGCAAGGAAGAAGAAGGTCTCCTCCACTAAGAGACACTAG
- the CYTH1 gene encoding cytohesin-1 isoform X3: MEEEGGYVPSDLTPEECQELENIRRRKQELLADIQRLKDEIAEVTNEIENLGSTEERKNMQRNKQVAMGRKKFNMDPKKGIQFLIENDLLKNTCEDIAQFLYKGEGLNKTAIGDYLGERDEFNIQVLHAFVELHEFTDLNLVQALRQFLWSFRLPGEAQKIDRMMEAFAQRYCQCNPGVFQSTDTCYVLSFAIIMLNTSLHNPNVKDKPTAERFIAMNRGINDGGDLPEELLRNLYESIKNEPFKIPEDDGNDLTHTFFNPDREGWLLKLGGGRVKTWKRRWFILTDNCLYYFEYTTDKEPRGIIPLENLSIREVEDSKKPNCFELYIPDNKDQVIKACKTEADGRVVEGNHTVYRISAPTPEEKEEWIKCIKAAISRDPFYEMLAARKKKVSSTKRH; encoded by the exons TGCCCAGTGACCTGACCCCAGAGGagtgccaggagctggagaaCATCCGACGCCGCAAGCAGGAACTGCTGGCCGACATACAG CGGCTGAAAGATGAGATAGCAGAAGTGACGAATGAGATTGAGAACCTGGGGTCCACGGAGGAGAG GAAAAACATGCAGAGAAACAAGCAGGTGGCCATGGGCCGGAAGAAGTTCAACATGGATCCCAAGAAG GGCATCCAGTTCCTGATCGAAAATGACCTGCTGAAGAACACGTGCGAGGATATTGCTCAGTTCCTTTACAAGGGAGAGGGCCTCAACAAGACAGCCATCGGTGACTACCTGGGTGAGAG GGATGAGTTCAACATCCAAGTCCTGCATGCCTTTGTGGAGCTGCACGAGTTCACTGACCTTAACCTCGTGCAGGCCTTGCG GCAGTTCCTGTGGAGCTTCCGACTGCCTGGGGAGGCACAAAAGATCGACCGGATGATGGAGGCCTTTGCCCAGCGATACTGCCAGTGCAACCCTGGCGTCTTCCAGTCCACAG ACACCTGCTACGTGCTCTCCTTCGCTATCATCATGCTGAACACCAGTCTGCACAACCCCAATGTCAAGGACAAACCCACGGCAGAGCGCTTCATTGCCATGAACCGTGGCATCAACGATGGGGGGGACCTACCCGAGGAGCTGCTTCGG AATCTCTATGAAAGCATCAAGAATGAGCCCTTCAAAATCCCTGAGGATGACGGCAATGACCTCACCCACACCTTCTTCAACCCCGACCGGGAGGGCTGGCTCCTGAAGTTAGG AGGAGGCAGGGTGAAGACGTGGAAGAGACGCTGGTTCATTCTGACCGACAACTGCCTTTACTACTTTGAGTACACGACG GATAAAGAGCCCCGTGGCATCATCCCCCTGGAGAACCTGAGCATCCGTGAGGTGGAGGACTCGAAGAAGCCC AACTGCTTTGAGCTCTACATCCCTGACAACAAGGACCAGGTGATCAAGGCCTGCAAGACAGAGGCAGATGGGCGCGTGGTGGAGGGGAACCACACAGTGTACCGCATCTCTGCCCCCACGCCCGAGGAGAAGGAGGAGTGGATAAAGTGCATTAA ggcagcaaTCAGCCGGGACCCTTTCTATGAGATGCTGGCCGCAAGGAAGAAGAAGGTCTCCTCCACTAAGAGACACTAG
- the CYTH1 gene encoding cytohesin-1 isoform X1 gives MVSQAKVAPTLAVGELCEGGNLSESLSGAREVLSPEIWFTWSPLPQGHVQLPLRRQQQLWEEPCMVEDSASLKACFVPGCWYGAGSHAGDTLVPSDLTPEECQELENIRRRKQELLADIQRLKDEIAEVTNEIENLGSTEERKNMQRNKQVAMGRKKFNMDPKKGIQFLIENDLLKNTCEDIAQFLYKGEGLNKTAIGDYLGERDEFNIQVLHAFVELHEFTDLNLVQALRQFLWSFRLPGEAQKIDRMMEAFAQRYCQCNPGVFQSTDTCYVLSFAIIMLNTSLHNPNVKDKPTAERFIAMNRGINDGGDLPEELLRNLYESIKNEPFKIPEDDGNDLTHTFFNPDREGWLLKLGGRVKTWKRRWFILTDNCLYYFEYTTDKEPRGIIPLENLSIREVEDSKKPNCFELYIPDNKDQVIKACKTEADGRVVEGNHTVYRISAPTPEEKEEWIKCIKAAISRDPFYEMLAARKKKVSSTKRH, from the exons ATGGTGTCGCAAGCCAAGGTTGCTCCAACCTTGGCAGTGGGGGAACTTTGTGAAGGAGGAAACTTGTCAGAAAGCCTGAGCGGAGCCAGGGAAGTGCTGAGTCCAGAGATTTGGTTCACGTGGTCACCATTGCCCCAGGGGCACGTGCAGCTCCCactgaggaggcagcagcagctctgggaggaACCGTGCATGGTTGAGGACAGTGCTAGTCTGAAGGCATGCTTTGTCCCTGGGTGCTGGTATGGGGCAGGCAGCCATGCTGGGGACACTCTGG TGCCCAGTGACCTGACCCCAGAGGagtgccaggagctggagaaCATCCGACGCCGCAAGCAGGAACTGCTGGCCGACATACAG CGGCTGAAAGATGAGATAGCAGAAGTGACGAATGAGATTGAGAACCTGGGGTCCACGGAGGAGAG GAAAAACATGCAGAGAAACAAGCAGGTGGCCATGGGCCGGAAGAAGTTCAACATGGATCCCAAGAAG GGCATCCAGTTCCTGATCGAAAATGACCTGCTGAAGAACACGTGCGAGGATATTGCTCAGTTCCTTTACAAGGGAGAGGGCCTCAACAAGACAGCCATCGGTGACTACCTGGGTGAGAG GGATGAGTTCAACATCCAAGTCCTGCATGCCTTTGTGGAGCTGCACGAGTTCACTGACCTTAACCTCGTGCAGGCCTTGCG GCAGTTCCTGTGGAGCTTCCGACTGCCTGGGGAGGCACAAAAGATCGACCGGATGATGGAGGCCTTTGCCCAGCGATACTGCCAGTGCAACCCTGGCGTCTTCCAGTCCACAG ACACCTGCTACGTGCTCTCCTTCGCTATCATCATGCTGAACACCAGTCTGCACAACCCCAATGTCAAGGACAAACCCACGGCAGAGCGCTTCATTGCCATGAACCGTGGCATCAACGATGGGGGGGACCTACCCGAGGAGCTGCTTCGG AATCTCTATGAAAGCATCAAGAATGAGCCCTTCAAAATCCCTGAGGATGACGGCAATGACCTCACCCACACCTTCTTCAACCCCGACCGGGAGGGCTGGCTCCTGAAGTTAG GAGGCAGGGTGAAGACGTGGAAGAGACGCTGGTTCATTCTGACCGACAACTGCCTTTACTACTTTGAGTACACGACG GATAAAGAGCCCCGTGGCATCATCCCCCTGGAGAACCTGAGCATCCGTGAGGTGGAGGACTCGAAGAAGCCC AACTGCTTTGAGCTCTACATCCCTGACAACAAGGACCAGGTGATCAAGGCCTGCAAGACAGAGGCAGATGGGCGCGTGGTGGAGGGGAACCACACAGTGTACCGCATCTCTGCCCCCACGCCCGAGGAGAAGGAGGAGTGGATAAAGTGCATTAA ggcagcaaTCAGCCGGGACCCTTTCTATGAGATGCTGGCCGCAAGGAAGAAGAAGGTCTCCTCCACTAAGAGACACTAG